In Lathamus discolor isolate bLatDis1 chromosome 1, bLatDis1.hap1, whole genome shotgun sequence, the following are encoded in one genomic region:
- the RAB33B gene encoding ras-related protein Rab-33B — translation MMAAAADLESSLELSLTGSGALPGGLPPARSRIFKIIVIGDSNVGKTCLTYRFCAGRFPQRTEATIGVDFRERAVTIDGERIKIQLWDTAGQERFRKSMVQHYYRNVHAVVFVYDMTNIASFHSLPSWIEECKQHLLANDIPRILVGNKCDLRSAIQVPTDLAQKFADTHSMPLFETSAKNPNDNDHVEAIFMTLAHKLKSHKPLMLSQPPDRDEIHIKPEPKPAMTCWC, via the exons ATGATGGCCGCGGCGGCCGACCTGGAGTCCTCGCTGGAGCTGAGCCTGACGGGCAGCGGCGCGCTCCCCGGCGGGCTGCCCCCCGCGCGCTCTCGCATCTTCAAGATCATCGTCATCGGGGACTCCAACGTGGGCAAGACGTGCCTCACCTACCGCTTCTGCGCGGGCCGCTTCCCGCAGCGCACCGAGGCCACCATCGGCGTGGACTTCCGCGAGAGGGCTGTCACCATCGACGGCGAGCGCATCAAG ATCCAGCTGTGGGATACAGCAGGCCAGGAGCGCTTCAGAAAGAGCATGGTGCAGCACTATTACAGGAATGTACATGCTGTTGTGTTTGTGTATGATATGACAAACATTGCCAGTTTTCACAGTCTGCCATCATGGATAGAAGAATGCAAACAACACCTTCTTGCCAACGATATACCACGGATTCTTGTTGGGAACAAATGTGACCTGAGAAGTGCTATTCAGGTACCTACGGACTTGGCCCAGAAGTTTGCCGATACTCACAGTATGCCGTTATTTGAAACCTCTGCCAAAAACCCCAATGACAATGACCATGTGGAGGCCATATTTATGACACTGGCTCACAAGCTTAAAAGCCACAAGCCATTAATGCTTAGTCAACCCCCAGATCGTGATGAAATACATATAAAGCCTGAACCAAAACCTGCTATGACGTGCTGGTGTTAA
- the LOC136018334 gene encoding uncharacterized protein LOC136018334, whose amino-acid sequence MAHLHPAASAVVSRAGVSRRPLPSRRTSSSRLCWRATAQLSSLHVWRFMCASRRHGSLPVMGVPGLLALFSSQRKNPVLVNVLIVSSITSCVAILIIIVYSSLTLSYEEEEELSSAPVHVIHTKFILNKVVKGANVAMLAASVCSAFVVLVMAYLGCRSLPRCSCYDSVTGMEWLQPSEDRSQTVEMICAAQSPQGRIFNFPDQFPAQDLDAEEDASKPPPYIRMA is encoded by the exons ATGGCGCATCTCCATCCAGCGGCCTCAGCGGTGGTGTCCCGGGCAGGGGTTTCTCGAAGACCTCTCCCCAGCAGGAG GACGAGCTCGTCTCGGCTTTGCTGGAGGGCCACGGCGCAGCTTTCCAGTCTCCACGTGTGGAGGTTTATGTGTGCATCAAGGCGGCATGGATCGCTACCG GTGATGGGAGTCCCAGGCCTcctggctttgttttcttctcagagGAAGAACCCAGTTCTG GTGAATGTGCTGATAGTTTCTTCCATAACCTCTTGTGTTGCCATCCTCATCATAATAGTTTATAGCTCACTCACACTGAgctatgaggaagaggaggagctgaGTTCTGCCCCAGTCCATGTTATCCATACT AAGTTCATACTGAATAAAGTAGTCAAAGGTGCTAATGTAGCCATGCTAGCTGCTTCTGTCTGCAGTGCTTTTGTTGTGCTGGTGATGGCTTATCTGGGATGCCGGAGCCTTCCACGCTGCTCGTGCTACGACAGTGTAACTGGGATG GAATGGTTGCAACCTAGTGAGGACCGTAGTCAGACTGTGGAAATGATTTGCGCTGCACAAA GCCCTCAGGGCAGAATTTTTAACTTCCCAGATCAGTTTCCAGCCCAGGACTTAGATGCAGAGGAAGATGCGTCCAAACCTCCACCATATATCAGAATGGCTTGA